TCCCTCAAAGTTCTTGACCTTCAGGTGAGGTGGGAGCTTAAACTGGTTGCGTATGTCATTGCGGCGTTTGCCAGTGTAGGGCACATCCACTGTAAGCACCAGAGCTTTGTAGCCAAGTGCCTCCACCCTGCGCACAATCTGCTCCGAGAGCTTGCGGTCCCGGTACAAGTACAGCTGAAACCAACGGTAGCCGTTGGGTGCTGCTGCAGCAATCTCCTCCACTGAACATGTGGAGTATGTGCTGGCTATGTAACAGGTGTTCACTGCCTCAGTGGCTGGGAAATGAAAGAAGAATGGAGAGATAAGATGCAAAAAAGTAAAACTAGTAGCTTCAAACCAGTTTCCACCTAGTGGCCAAAGTGCTGCATAACACAAGAAGTAATGAAACCCAGTCACTTCATCACACTCTCACCTCTAGCAGTGGCCAGTTCTCCCTCGTGCCACGCAAGGCAGTGGAAAGCCGTGGGAGCAATTCCCACAGGGAAGCTTATCTCCATTCCCAGCACAGAGGTCCGAGTGTCATTGATCGACACATCACGTAAAATCCGCGGCCTCAAACGGATCCTGAAAGAGATGGCATTATTGTAAGAGAGCAGCTTAGTTAGAGATTACTCATAAGCACGGGCCATAAAATTGTATAGTGTAATACAAATATAGAgtaatacaaatttaaagagatgatcaaaaattaaaattcagtaattacacaccctcatgtcgttccaaacctgtaagaccttcgttcatcttcagaacacaaattatggtatttttggtgaaatctgagagctttcggACCCTctgtagacagcaatgcaactgcaatgttcaaggcccagaaatgtagtaaggacatcattaaaatagttcatgtgacatcagtggttcaactataattttatgaagctacaagaataatttttgtgcacaaagataacaaaaacaatgactttaatcAACAATTTTTTCTCTTATTGTACCACGCATGAGGTGCTGCTGACGGAGGAGCCGGCATTCTGACGTAGAACCTGGATGTGCTGGCCTTGTTGCTAtgtatgcagggtcagaaagctctcgaatttcatcaaaaatatcttcattttgtgttccaaagatgaacaaaggtcttatgggtttgaaacgacatgagggtgagtaattaatgacagaattttcatttttgggtgaactatccctttaacagcagTATAGTACCGTTTATAGGCCAGCAAGTTGTCATCTCTGGTGCAGCAGTCATCAGCTCCAGCATCATAATAGTCCCATGTAGCCTTTGAGAGGTGCTGCTTGGCATATTCCTCAAAATCATTCAAACAGACCATAGCCATTTCTACACAGACTCCTTcctcactaaaataaataaataaataaaacaaatcccaCATGTCATCATGACATCATATATCATCAATATATACACAACtgacattatataatattgttttatcacTGACAGAGAGTTTGCATTCTTGCACCAATATATAAAGAGAAGTATGAATATCAATATTAGATTAACATTTAGATGATTTACTTTCAGTGtcaatgaatataaaatacaaataaatcaatataaaatattttcttgataCTTCT
This genomic stretch from Cyprinus carpio isolate SPL01 chromosome B9, ASM1834038v1, whole genome shotgun sequence harbors:
- the hao2 gene encoding hydroxyacid oxidase 2 isoform X3, translated to MAMVCLNDFEEYAKQHLSKATWDYYDAGADDCCTRDDNLLAYKRIRLRPRILRDVSINDTRTSVLGMEISFPVGIAPTAFHCLAWHEGELATARATEAVNTCYIASTYSTCSVEEIAAAAPNGYRWFQLYLYRDRKLSEQIVRRVEALGYKALVLTVDVPYTGKRRNDIRNQFKLPPHLKVKNFEGMFQEQAGSQEEYGIPANTLDPSISWKDVCWLQSLSRLPIIIKGILTKEDAELAVEHGVQGIIVSNHGGRQLDGGPATIDCLPEIVDAVQGRVEVYMDGGIRTGNDVLKAIALGAKCVFIGRPAIWGLAYKIRCSYTVCFDQGEEGVREILQILHDEFRLCMALSGCRNVAEINRNLIQFSRL
- the hao2 gene encoding hydroxyacid oxidase 2 isoform X2, with product MNILDSTGEEGVCVEMAMVCLNDFEEYAKQHLSKATWDYYDAGADDCCTRDDNLLAYKRIRLRPRILRDVSINDTRTSVLGMEISFPVGIAPTAFHCLAWHEGELATARATEAVNTCYIASTYSTCSVEEIAAAAPNGYRWFQLYLYRDRKLSEQIVRRVEALGYKALVLTVDVPYTGKRRNDIRNQFKLPPHLKVKNFEGMFQEQAGSQEEYGIPANTLDPSISWKDVCWLQSLSRLPIIIKGILTKEDAELAVEHGVQGIIVSNHGGRQLDGGPATIDCLPEIVDAVQGRVEVYMDGGIRTGNDVLKAIALGAKCVFIGRPAIWGLAYKGEEGVREILQILHDEFRLCMALSGCRNVAEINRNLIQFSRL
- the hao2 gene encoding hydroxyacid oxidase 2 isoform X1, producing the protein MNILDSTGEEGVCVEMAMVCLNDFEEYAKQHLSKATWDYYDAGADDCCTRDDNLLAYKRIRLRPRILRDVSINDTRTSVLGMEISFPVGIAPTAFHCLAWHEGELATARATEAVNTCYIASTYSTCSVEEIAAAAPNGYRWFQLYLYRDRKLSEQIVRRVEALGYKALVLTVDVPYTGKRRNDIRNQFKLPPHLKVKNFEGMFQEQAGSQEEYGIPANTLDPSISWKDVCWLQSLSRLPIIIKGILTKEDAELAVEHGVQGIIVSNHGGRQLDGGPATIDCLPEIVDAVQGRVEVYMDGGIRTGNDVLKAIALGAKCVFIGRPAIWGLAYKIRCSYTVCFDQGEEGVREILQILHDEFRLCMALSGCRNVAEINRNLIQFSRL